The proteins below are encoded in one region of Clostridium pasteurianum DSM 525 = ATCC 6013:
- a CDS encoding metallophosphoesterase family protein, whose amino-acid sequence MNFSFKFIHAADIHLGSMLNVYDEKIEDTDPFKNAVYDAFERIVDYALKFKVKFLLISGDLYDRDSKSIRANSFFNFQCKRLLEEDINVYIIAGNHDPFVGKREVFKLPDNVFICDSEKCSEFYIKDRDSKVIARVYGNSYRSKFDSRKLYNSYNPPEDFIFNIAMLHTELNSNNANYAPCTLENLKSKSGIDYWALGHIHKCKIINKSNPIIAYSGVPQGRDIGEEGMGGCLLVEVDEKSNASINFLPVSSIVWKKVEIDINEDIEKEPENLSELISFIEERAQRSIDKIDYIPCQIQKDINLNNIIKGYAVRWIIKGRGSIKSVFEEVEDNVEDIIKESLNSRFMNYYPFIYTDSIDVRLERVLDIEKLRSSNNVIREIYELSDAALKEDNLKKDIMNVFGQVWEKNYDDENINYLKIQLNRDNFEEIIRKARELVIYKLMEDS is encoded by the coding sequence TTGAATTTTTCCTTCAAATTTATTCATGCTGCAGATATTCATCTGGGGAGCATGCTTAATGTATATGATGAAAAAATAGAAGATACAGATCCTTTTAAAAATGCTGTATATGATGCTTTTGAAAGAATAGTAGATTATGCCTTGAAATTTAAAGTGAAATTTTTACTTATAAGTGGTGATTTGTATGATAGGGATAGCAAATCAATTAGAGCTAACAGTTTCTTTAATTTCCAGTGCAAAAGACTTTTAGAAGAAGATATAAATGTGTATATTATAGCTGGTAATCATGATCCCTTTGTAGGTAAAAGGGAAGTATTTAAGCTCCCAGATAATGTATTCATTTGTGACAGTGAAAAATGCAGTGAATTCTATATTAAAGATAGGGATTCTAAGGTGATTGCTCGTGTTTACGGTAATTCCTATAGAAGTAAATTTGACAGCAGAAAATTATATAATTCTTATAATCCTCCTGAAGATTTCATATTTAATATAGCTATGCTTCACACTGAATTAAATTCCAATAATGCCAATTATGCTCCCTGTACTTTGGAAAATCTTAAATCTAAAAGTGGAATTGACTACTGGGCTCTCGGGCATATACATAAATGCAAGATAATAAATAAATCAAATCCAATAATAGCCTATTCAGGAGTTCCTCAGGGAAGAGATATAGGAGAGGAAGGCATGGGAGGCTGTCTGTTAGTTGAGGTAGATGAGAAGAGTAATGCTTCCATAAATTTTTTACCTGTTTCTTCAATAGTATGGAAAAAAGTAGAAATAGATATAAATGAAGATATAGAAAAGGAGCCTGAAAATCTATCAGAACTTATAAGCTTCATTGAAGAGAGAGCACAAAGGTCAATAGATAAAATTGATTATATACCCTGCCAGATTCAGAAAGATATTAATTTAAATAATATTATAAAAGGCTATGCAGTTAGGTGGATTATAAAGGGAAGAGGTTCTATAAAGAGTGTATTTGAAGAAGTAGAAGATAATGTTGAGGATATAATAAAGGAAAGTTTAAATTCCAGATTCATGAACTATTATCCCTTTATATATACTGACTCCATTGATGTAAGGCTGGAGAGAGTACTTGATATTGAAAAGCTGAGAAGCAGCAATAATGTAATAAGGGAAATTTATGAATTAAGTGATGCTGCATTGAAGGAAGATAATTTAAAGAAAGATATAATGAATGTCTTTGGACAGGTTTGGGAAAAGAATTATGACGATGAAAACATAAATTACCTGAAAATACAGCTTAATAGGGATAACTTTGAAGAAATAATTAGAAAAGCCAGAGAATTGGTGATTTATAAGCTTATGGAGGATAGTTAA
- a CDS encoding DUF488 family protein produces the protein MGNLCYTVGYSNRKLEDFIKLLSDYKINCIVDVRSIPHSNYEGAAVYNRDNIKKILNKQGIYYIYMGKELGARNEECIDEKGEISYESIRKNHSYKRGIERLMHGIEKGYNIAMMCVEKDPVNCHRAILIAHDLKKRNIYVKHILEENLVKSQGDIEEEIMDIYRVQLIKKVAQFSINSIMNNVDLDMDENDFKVEMLEEAYRMRGRDINHK, from the coding sequence ATGGGAAATTTATGTTATACCGTAGGTTATTCTAATAGAAAATTAGAGGATTTTATTAAACTTCTGTCAGATTATAAAATTAATTGCATAGTGGATGTAAGATCTATTCCCCATAGCAATTATGAAGGAGCAGCAGTTTACAATAGAGATAATATTAAAAAAATATTAAATAAGCAGGGAATATATTATATATACATGGGAAAAGAATTGGGAGCAAGAAATGAAGAGTGTATTGATGAAAAAGGTGAAATATCCTATGAATCCATAAGAAAAAATCACAGTTATAAGAGAGGAATAGAAAGGCTTATGCATGGCATTGAAAAAGGCTATAATATAGCAATGATGTGCGTGGAAAAAGATCCTGTAAATTGTCATAGAGCTATTTTAATAGCCCATGACCTTAAAAAAAGGAACATTTATGTTAAACACATTCTGGAGGAGAATTTAGTAAAATCCCAAGGGGACATTGAAGAAGAAATTATGGATATATATAGAGTACAACTTATTAAGAAAGTAGCTCAATTTTCCATTAACAGCATAATGAATAATGTAGATCTTGATATGGATGAAAATGATTTTAAAGTGGAAATGCTGGAAGAGGCCTATAGAATGAGAGGTAGAGATATTAATCACAAATAG